In Ochotona princeps isolate mOchPri1 chromosome 22, mOchPri1.hap1, whole genome shotgun sequence, the following are encoded in one genomic region:
- the ZSWIM3 gene encoding zinc finger SWIM domain-containing protein 3: MELGSCFKTYEDFKECFNAYKKENRCSFILKDCVSVRFHNLNHGTSIREDVLYMQVKFVCIWTQSNRKRLRQEDMCPAYLLLRYDESLDRLCIRELNTQHVHVDSSRAAGPKEDAVGKPQKTRCVQTLQPDPKQVEKLPAEPFFCLENVQVPSKPELEGVTPSDLAKIAKVMKNFLQVDEGSMASFNVGNNQALDRLSFQSSKMSELFVRFPESILLHRVENARGHVLYAFLVENKERESRVVHFAMLKEETATSVAKMLSIFTEFNSDWPKIKVVFVEPSFPYRAILQENFPSARILLSIYHTTRLLEKKLHRSSTDPSFKRLMKEALREAVFVTSNASLKNLCDMSQALLDEDLFSFLQAHWFSCELLWYLHVRKGLHACNTYMDSLDIVTSKVSSLFREQQSLFPGDYVDLFNTKGLKNLPSAPPKLKRSQSASLATKAKKPFQVCGASLPRPPVQETKADPQQVPLQPQAQPSQAGMLDTLHQSGSELAYKLCHHEWEVVQNSTHLVDLAGSFVDVQLIENSHQVSKDCCSCSCSFQQWYHLPCRHILALLHTSQQPVGEAMVCRRWQKKYQHLLGPNGELQDRGELPNPGQPERQGRDHIIQDLSRELANLLMQTEGPELEERYSTLRKIVDIWADPGQLPDLGRQPEPSQLPEPSQQSEDFRDIGCLPFLWGKLEEGEGLSPAEALVHE, from the exons ATGGAGCTGGGCAGCTGCTTCAAGACCTATGAGGATTTCAAGGAGTGCTTCAACGCGTACAAAAAGGAGAACAGGTGTTCCTTCATCCTCAAGGACTGCGTCTCCGTCCGCTTCCACAACCTCAACCACGGCACCTCCATCCGCGAAGATGTCTT ATATATGCAGGTGAAATTTGTCTGTATTTGGACTCAGTCCAACAGGAAGAGACTTCGGCAGGAGGACATGTGCCCAGCCTACCTGCTGCTGCGGTACGACGAGAGTCTAGACCGACTGTGTATCAGAGAATTGAACACCCAGCATGTGCATGTTGACTCCAGCAGAGCCGCTGGTCCCAAGGAGGATGCTGTTGGCAAACCTCAGAAGACCAGGTGCGTGCAGACACTGCAGCCAGACCCCAAACAAGTGGAGAAGTTGCCAGCTGAACCATTCTTTTGCCTCGAAAATGTACAAGTGCCCTCAAAGCCGGAGCTGGAGGGCGTCACTCCTTCTGACCTGGCCAAGATAGCCAAAGTAATGAAGAACTTTCTGCAAGTCGATGAGGGTTCCATGGCTTCCTTCAACGTGGGCAACAACCAGGCCCTGGACCGGCTCAGCTTCCAGAGCAGCAAGATGAGTGAGCTGTTCGTGCGCTTCCCCGAGAGCATCTTGCTGCACCGGGTGGAGAACGCCCGGGGCCATGTCCTGTATGCTTTCCTGGTGGAGAACAAGGAACGCGAGAGCCGAGTGGTCCACTTTGCCATGCTCAAGGAGGAGACAGCCACCTCTGTGGCCAAGATGTTGAGCATCTTCACAGAGTTCAACTCCGACTGGCCCAAGATCAAGGTGGTCTTTGTGGAGCCCTCGTTCCCTTACCGGGCCATCCTGCAGGAGAACTTCCCCTCAGCCCGCATCCTCCTTTCCATTTACCACACAACCCGACTCCTGGAAAAGAAGTTGCATCGTAGTTCCACAGATCCATCCTTTAAAAGACTCATGAAGGAAGCGCTGCGGGAGGCCGTGTTTGTCACTTCCAACGCCAGCCTGAAAAACCTGTGTGACATGTCCCAAGCCCTACTGGATGAGGATCTCTTCAGCTTCCTGCAGGCGCACTGGTTCTCTTGCGAGCTGCTGTGGTACCTGCACGTGCGGAAGGGCCTGCACGCATGTAACACCTAcatggacagcctggacattgtCACCAGCAAGGTGTCAAGCCTCTTTCGGGAACAGCAGTCCCTGTTCCCTGGGGATTACGTCGACCTTTTTAACACCAAAGGCTTGAAGAACCTGCCCTCAGCACCTCCCAAGTTAAAGAGATCCCAGTCTGCAAGCCTGGCAACCAAGGCCAAGAAGCCCTTCCAAGTCTGCGGAGCCAGCCTCCCCCGGCCGCCTGTGCAGGAGACCAAGGCAGACCCACAGCAGGTTCCCTTGCAACCACAGGCCCAGCCCTCCCAGGCTGGCATGCTAGATACTTTGCACCAGAGCGGCTCTGAACTAGCCTACAAGCTGTGCCACCATGAGTGGGAGGTGGTACAAAACTCAACCCACCTGGTGGACCTGGCTGGTTCCTTTGTGGACGTGCAGCTGATCGAGAACTCTCACCAGGTCAGCAAAGATTGCTGCAGCTGTAGCTGTTCCTTTCAACAGTGGTACCACCTGCCGTGCCGGCACATTCTGGCCCTGCTGCACACCAGCCAGCAGCCAGTGGGCGAAGCCATGGTGTGCCGCCGGTGGCAGAAAAAATACCAGCATCTCCTTGGGCCCAATGGCGAGCTCCAGGACCGCGGAGAGCTCCCCAACCCAGGGCAGCCtgagaggcagggaagggacCACATAATTCAGGacctaagcagggaactggccaACCTGCTGATGCAAACTGAGGGGCCAGAGCTGGAGGAGCGCTACTCCACCCTGCGCAAGattgtggacatctgggctgACCCCGGGCAGCTGCCTGACCTCGGTCGGCAGCCTGAGCCCAGTCAGCTGCCCGAGCCCAGTCAGCAGTCTGAAGACTTTAGGGATATCGGTTGCCTCCCCTTCCTCTGGGGAAagctggaggaaggggagggactCTCTCCTGCTGAAGCCCTGGTGCACGAGTGA
- the ZSWIM1 gene encoding zinc finger SWIM domain-containing protein 1, with translation MALMVLNGVLLKDPSQPALLQQVGNTAQLDTFSYQSCFMREVFAHFPEVLFIHRTYNPRGKVLYTFLVDGPRVQLQGPLARAVYFAIPAREDAEGLAQMFQVFKAFNPAWERVCTILVDPHWSTPLPTLAMEFPTAEILLSAFHVCKFLQGKFYQLFLERPVEKLLLSSLQNTMCSATAGNLRKLSALLSKCIPPARLPELHPHWLLNDRIWLAHRWRSRAESGRYFQSLEVTTRLLSRCFGTMASEKQGLASLFQYVQNSGSKADLGISPSAQSSCTPTDASPQNPKTEQVVEARIQLSLDAICVGPAAQLCLGELAVVQKSMHLISSGSEKISIQILEDTHKVQPHPPASCSCYFNQTFHLPCRHILAMLSARHQVLQPHMLPAQWTAGCATGLDSIVGSRWSEALDKHLAVTFLTEEVGRLLQHCSKEEFELRYSTLRELADSWIGPYEQVQL, from the coding sequence ATGGCCTTGATGGTGCTGAATGGAGTCCTGCTCAAGGACCCCAGCCAGCCGGCACTGCTGCAGCAAGTCGGCAACACGGCCCAGCTGGACACCTTCAGCTACCAGAGCTGCTTCATGCGGGAGGTCTTTGCCCACTTCCCAGAAGTCTTGTTTATCCACCGTACCTACAACCCCAGGGGCAAGGTGCTATACACTTTCCTGGTGGATGGGCCCCGGGTGCAGCTGCAGGGACCCCTGGCCCGGGCTGTCTACTTTGCCATTCCAGCCCGGGAGGATGCTGAAGGCCTGGCCCAGATGTTCCAGGTGTTCAAGGCATTCAACCCAGCATGGGAGAGAGTCTGCACCATCCTGGTGGACCCACACTGGAGCACCCCACTGCCCACCCTCGCAATGGAGTTCCCCACGGCAGAGATCCTGCTCTCGGCCTTCCACGTCTGCAAGTTCCTGCAAGGCAAGTTCTACCAGCTGTTCCTGGAGCGTCCCGTGGAGAAGCTGCTGCTGAGCTCCCTGCAGAATACCATGTGCTCCGCCACGGCTGGCAACCTGAGGAAGCTGTCGGCCCTCCTCAGCAAGTGCATCCCACCGGCCCGGCTGCCAGAGCTGCATCCGCACTGGCTACTCAACGACCGCATCTGGCTGGCCCACCGCTGGAGGAGCCGGGCCGAGAGCGGCCGCTACTTCCAGAGCCTCGAGGTCACCACCCGCCTCCTCAGCCGCTGCTTTGGCACCATGGCATCCGAGAAGCAAGGCCTGGCCTCTCTCTTCCAGTACGTGCAGAACTCGGGGAGCAAGGCAGACCTTGGCATTAGCCCCAGTGCCCAGAGCAGCTGTACCCCGACAGATGCCAGCCCTCAGAATCCCAAAACAGAGCAGGTGGTGGAAGCCCGCATCCAGCTCTCCCTCGATGCCATCTGCGTGGGACCCGCGGCCCAGCTGTGCCTGGGCGAGCTTGCCGTGGTCCAGAAATCCATGCACCTCATCAGCTCGGGCtcagagaagatcagcatacagaTCCTGGAGGACACGCACAAGGTGCAGCCTCACCCCCCCGCCAGCTGCAGCTGCTACTTCAACCAGACCTTCCACCTGCCCTGCCGCCACATCCTCGCCATGCTCAGTGCCCGCCACCAGGTGCTCCAGCCCCACATGCTGCCGGCCCAGTGGACAGCAGGCTGCGCCACTGGTCTGGACAGCATCGTGGGCAGCAGGTGGAGTGAGGCCCTGGACAAGCACCTGGCGGTGACCTTCCTCACCGAGGAGGTGGGGCGGCTCCTCCAGCACTGCAGCAAGGAGGAGTTTGAACTGCGGTACAGCACCCTGCGGGAGCTGGCTGACAGCTGGATCGGCCCCTACGAGCAGGTCCAGCTCTGA
- the SPATA25 gene encoding LOW QUALITY PROTEIN: spermatogenesis-associated protein 25 (The sequence of the model RefSeq protein was modified relative to this genomic sequence to represent the inferred CDS: inserted 1 base in 1 codon): MSYFMSPQTHLGLLASGQGGAAPSASSLGLYSPAEPMVVAPGQLGLLSQKAEQVTPAAQAWGPALAAPEARGFPRGTGWEMLPWRKGPSRYCHTSPHLRQPESLGWEDGGSRSRAAQLHGPNWPRPLLLCGLSTGALPVSSEVGGKEADSQPDICILTLAMMIAGIPTVPVPGLQEEDLIRAAQAFMMAHPEPEGAVEGXWREQVHIHAAPGQMPLVTASLLAPAYSWMK; this comes from the exons ATGTCCTACTTCATGTCTCCACAAACTCATCTAGGTCTTCTTGCTTCTGGTCAAG GTGGGGCCGCTCCTTCAGCCTCATCACTTGGGCTCTATAGTCCTGCCGAGCCCATGGTGGTGGCTCCTGGCCAACTAGGCCTGCTAAGCCAGAAGGCTGAGCAGGTGACACCTGCTGCCCAAGCCTGGGGCCCGGCCCTGGCAGcacctgaagccaggggcttccctAGGGGGACTGGCTGGGAGATGCTGCCATGGAGGAAGGGGCCCAGCCGATACTGCCACACGTCCCCTCACCTGAGGCAGCccgagagcttgggctgggaggaTGGTGGCTCCCGAAGCAGAGCTGCCCAGCTCCATGGCCCCAACTGGCCTAGGCCCCTGCTGCTGTGTGGGCTGTCGACAGGGGCTCTGCCTGTGTCCTCTGAGGTCGGGGGCAAGGAGGCTGACTCCCAGCCTGACATCTGTATTCTCACCCTGGCCATGATGATCGCCGGCATCCCCACGGTGCCCGTGCCAGGCCTGCAGGAAGAAGACCTGATCCGGGCAGCCCAGGCTTTCATGATGGCTCACCCAGAGCCAGAGGGAGCTGTGGAGG TGTGGCGGGAACAGGTGCATATCCATGCAGCCCCTGGGCAGATGCCCCTAGTGACggccagcctcctggctcctgcttacaGCTGGATGAAATAG